Within the Pseudomonadota bacterium genome, the region GGAATTGTGAGGTTTTCCGCTTTTTTTATTCTCTCCTTAACCACTGCAGTTTTACTTTCAGTGCACTTTCCCGACGGTAGCTATCTTGAGATTTTAAAGCTAAATTCCTTGACAGACAATTCAGCTTTGTGATAAATGGCACGACGTATTATTCACAGAGTTATTGATCTTTTTTGCTTTCCATTTATCAGTTTACGTTAACTGAATACATAGTGTTTTATTCCCTGCTGGGCAGGCTGCGGATATTTTCTTGACAGCCTGCTTTTTCATATGATAAATGGAGTCCACTATTAGTTGAATGTGTATTCATTTTATTGTTTATTATATAATTTATTTTGGCTTGGAATTTGCATTCGTAAGGGCGATTCTTTTCGGATAACCAAATTCGTTTCTTTGTGGGACAGATTCAATAAAGTGTGCTTGAAGGGATTGTTGTTATGTTGAACTCTCTGGATGTTTTGGTCCTGCTTTTTTTTGCGGCGGTCCTCATCTACGGTATTGCCAGGAAATGGTCCATTTGGAAAATTGGTGAGCGGGAAAATCGTTCAGGTGACCGGTCACAACGTTTTGCCTTGATGTTCTCATCGGTTTTTGGCCATGATCGCCTGCTGGAAGAGGGCAATCCCGGTTTTATGCATCTGTTCATTTTTTTTGGTTTTTTGCTTCCTTTCCTTTTTGTTGTTTTTGCCCAGGCCTTCTTTTTTACCCTTCCTCCCGTAGCCGCAGGCATTGTTTCATTCGTCCTTGATCTTACAGGGACCTTGGCCCTGATTGGTCTCAGCATGGCAGCATATCGCCGATATGTGGTGAAACCTGACCGCCTGGATGAACGGGGCAGCGAAGATGTCCTGCTGATTTTCTGGCTTTTCTTCATTTTTATTTCAGGTTTCATGGTTGAAGGCTTTCGTCTGGCGGTTATTGCTCCTCATGGCAGTATTTTTGCCCCGATTGGCAGTGTCCTTGGTTGGATTTTTGCGACTCTGGGAGCTACGTTTGATGCGACGGCAATTAGATGGGTATGGCGTTTCCATTTCTATGCCGTCATCGCCTTGATTGGCACCCTGCCTTATACCAAGCTGTTGCACCTGGTTACCGGTACCCTGAATAATTATTACCGGTCACTGGAACCGAAAGGCGTAGTTTCCGCCCTCGATATTGAAAATGCCGAGAGTTTCGGCGTTGCCCACGTCCAGCAGTTTACCTGGAAGCAGTTGATGGATTCCGATGCCTGTATCCGTTGTGGACGCTGCCAGGATAATTGCCCGGCCTTTTTAACCGACAAGCCTCTTTCGCCTAAAAAATTGGTTCAGGATATCAGGAGCTGTCTCTATGATAAGGCGACAACGATTAAGCAGTTGCAAGCCCAGGGAGAGGATCTTACATACGGTATCCCCGATGATGAAAAACCATTGATTGGTGAATATCTGACCGAAGATGAGATCTGGGCTTGTACCACTTGCCGGGCCTGTATGGAAGTTTGTCCCATGTATGTGGAGCAGATTGACAAAATTGTTGACTTGCGGCGGAATCTGGTACTGATGGAGAGCAGTTTTCCGACTGAAGTTCAGTTGGTTTTCAAAAACATGGAAAACAACAGTAATCCCTGGGGGATCGGCTGGGCCGATCGGGCAAACTGGTGTAAAGATCTGGGAGTAAAGACCCTGGCTGAAGATAACGAGGTTGAATTTCTGCTCTGGGTCGGCTGTTCCGGTTCCTTTGATGATCGTTATAAAAAGGTGGCTACCTCTTTCGTCAAAATTCTTCAGCATGCCGGAGTTAAGTTCGGCATCCTGGGTACCGAGGAAAAATGCTGTGGTGATTCAGCCCGAAAATTGGGCAATGAATACCTTTTCCAGATGATGGCCATGGAAAATATTGAAACAATGAATGGCTATGGGGTCAAAAAAATAGTGGCTATGTGTCCCCACGGTTACAATACGCTGAAAAAAGATTATCAGCAGTTTGGCGGTTACTATGAAGTTTTGCACCATACTGAATATCTGCAGCAGTTGTTGGCTGACGGTCGCCTGAATCTCAAGAAGGCTTTACCCTCCCGGGTGACCTTTCATGATTCCTGTTATCTTGGCCGCTACAATGAGGTTTTCCAGGAGCCGCGGGCCATTTTGAATGACATTCCCGGCCTGACCCTGGTTGAAATGGATCGCCGGTTGAAACGAGGTTTTTGTTGCGGTGCCGGGGGTGGACGTATGTGGATGGAAGAAACCATCGGCAAGCGGATCAATGATGAACGGGTCGCCCAGGTGTTGGAAAAAGAACCCCAGATTGCGGTTACCGCCTGCCCCTTCTGTATGGTTATGTTTGAAGATGGGCTTAAAACTCATGGCCGTGAAGAAGATGTTAAGGTTTATGATATTATTGAAATGGTGGAAAAAGCCATTGGTTGATGCGGGAATCTCAGTGATGATCCACAAGAATGATCAAGACAAGGAGGGCAGTGGTGAGTAGAATGTACTCCAAGTTAGGTGATGGTCGATATGTAATGATTCTCTTGCTGTCGGTCATGTTTATCGGCTTGCTTGCTGTCCCTGGACAGGCTGTCGAGAAAAAGAAACTTACCAACGATGACTGTTTTAAATGTCATAAGGAAACCAATTTGCGTGCCGGTGGTCTTCAAGGTGAGCTGCGGTCACTTTTTATTGATAAAGATCTCTTTATGCAGACCCTCCATGGCAAAAAGCTGAAATGTTTAGATTGTCACTACAAGGCTGACAACAAAACCCATTTACGGACCGGATATCGACAGGTAACCTGTTTGACCTGTCATTCCAAAATTGAGGGGCTGGATCCAAATCACATCCGGGAAAAGCTTAAAAAGAAAAAGATTAAAATTCCGGCAAAAAAGATGGTTGGTGAATCTTTTTTGAAAAGTGTTCATGGGAAGGCCTTGATAGCCGGAAAAAAGGATGCCGCCAACTGTTTTGACTGTCATACGACCCATTATCCCCTGGGAGCTAAAAAGCCGCAGTCAACGGTAAATTCAGGAAATTTAAAACAGACCTGTTCAGGTTGTCACAAAGAAGAGCAAGTTACGGGGCTGTTCAGTCATCTGGCCGCTTTTCGGGTGCAGGCGCACCGAAAGGCCGATTTGCGCTTCACTTTTACCCGGGATGCCTGTGTTGACTGCCACCAGGGCGACGCCGCCCATGGTGAGAAGGAACTGACTAAAGCCCCGTGTCAAAAATGTCATGAAAAAAAGATCCAGCCGGCTGGCCTGATGTTTGGACGTTTTCATCTCTTTCCCAATTACGATCAGCAATATTCCGTCTGGATTATGCGTAATATTTATGGTGTTCTCTTTTCCATCATCATCCTGCTGCTTATTTTTTGGGGGTTGTACGCGGGGTTGCGTCGGATTGCAAAGTTTTACCAGGAACAGGAAAATAAGTAACTGCCTAATCAACTGAGGTAGATGATCTATGTCTAAAGAAAAAAAAGATACCACGCTGCCCCGCTGGGGGATGGTAATTGATCTTGATAAATGTATTGGTTGCCATACCTGCGAGATTGCCTGCAAGGTACAAAACGATGTACCGCTCGGCATGTGGCGTACCTGGGTGAAAGAAATAGAAAAGGGGAAATACCCGGCAGTTGTTAGAGCTTTCCGGCCGACCTTGTGTAACCATTGTGAAAATCCTGTGTGTGTAAAGGTTTGTCCAGTCAATGCTTCATATCAGCGGGAGGATGGCATTGTAATGGTTGACCCGCATCGATGCGTCGGTTGTCGTTATTGTATGGCCGCCTGCCCCTACGAAGTGCGTTATATCCATCCGCAAAAGGGCATCGTTGATAAATGTGATTTTTGTTATCATCGAGTGGAGGAAGGTCTGCAGCCGGCCTGTGTTGAAGCCTGCCCGACATCGGCCAGAATTTTCGGTAATCTTAATGATTCTCACAGTGAAGTTTCCAGATTGGTTACCACCAGCGCTGTGCAGGGTTTGAAGACCGATATGGGTACGGGGCCCAGGGTTTATTATATTGGTCTGGATCAGACAACTATGGAAATCAAGCGGGAGGTTGAGTTCGTATGGGAAAAATAGTTTTCGATGTGCACTACCAGACGACCACGGCTTTTTTGATTTCCTACTATTTCTACCTGACTGGTTTGAGTGCTGGTTCTTTTATGATTTCCACCCTGTCTTATGGTTTTGGGTTTGAAAAATTCAAGCCCGCTGGGAAAATAGGCGTAGTTGCCGCGGTGCTTCTGCTCTTATTGGCACCTCAATTTCTTTTAATGCAGGTTGCCTGGCCGATCAAATCCGTATGGAACCACTTTGTCTATCTGAATCCAATCTCCGCAATGACTTATGGCGCCTTCCTCCTCATGTTATACCCTATAAATTCAATTATTTATGGTGTTTTCATGTTTAAGGGAAATAAAAAATGGACAAAGTTTTTCGGGACTATTGGCATCCCGATGGCTTTGGCGGTACATGGCTATACCGGCTGGATCCTGGCTCTCGGGGTGGCAAGAGATTATTGGAATACCGGCCTGATGCCCATAGTCTTTCTTTTTTCAGCCATGGTCTCAGGTATTTCCATGATGATCCTGTTGATCATGATTCGTGATCGCTTCTTTACTGAAAGTCATGAAATTAATTATGATCTTATTCACACCTTGGCAAAAATCCTTGGTTGGCTGCTTGTTGTTGATCTTTTTCTGGTTTTTTGTGATTACAGCGTCCTGCTTTATTCGAAACTGGAAGGACAGGAAGTTGCCCATTTCATGCTGTTTGGCAGGATGTTTTTCGGTTTTGTGATTCTGGAAAATCTCATCGGCAAGGTTATACCTTTGATTATTGTCATGGTGCCAAAATTTCGTGAGAGTAACTTTTTACTGATTTTAGCTGCCATCATGAATATGATCGGCATCCTGGCGATGCGTATTGTTACCGTTTATGGTGGTCAGGCGTTACCTTTGATGTAGTTTGGTGTAGGAGTGATCCGTGAAAGTTGATAGAAGAAAGTTTATCCAACTGGGAGCCTGGAGCGGCGCGTCTCTGGTACTGCCGGATCGTTTGAAACTGGCTGAGAAGCGGCGTAAACCCTGGAATGAACAATCGGCGAAAGCGACGAGGAAGCACCGCAAC harbors:
- the nrfD gene encoding NrfD/PsrC family molybdoenzyme membrane anchor subunit; the encoded protein is MGKIVFDVHYQTTTAFLISYYFYLTGLSAGSFMISTLSYGFGFEKFKPAGKIGVVAAVLLLLLAPQFLLMQVAWPIKSVWNHFVYLNPISAMTYGAFLLMLYPINSIIYGVFMFKGNKKWTKFFGTIGIPMALAVHGYTGWILALGVARDYWNTGLMPIVFLFSAMVSGISMMILLIMIRDRFFTESHEINYDLIHTLAKILGWLLVVDLFLVFCDYSVLLYSKLEGQEVAHFMLFGRMFFGFVILENLIGKVIPLIIVMVPKFRESNFLLILAAIMNMIGILAMRIVTVYGGQALPLM
- a CDS encoding heterodisulfide reductase-related iron-sulfur binding cluster, with amino-acid sequence MLNSLDVLVLLFFAAVLIYGIARKWSIWKIGERENRSGDRSQRFALMFSSVFGHDRLLEEGNPGFMHLFIFFGFLLPFLFVVFAQAFFFTLPPVAAGIVSFVLDLTGTLALIGLSMAAYRRYVVKPDRLDERGSEDVLLIFWLFFIFISGFMVEGFRLAVIAPHGSIFAPIGSVLGWIFATLGATFDATAIRWVWRFHFYAVIALIGTLPYTKLLHLVTGTLNNYYRSLEPKGVVSALDIENAESFGVAHVQQFTWKQLMDSDACIRCGRCQDNCPAFLTDKPLSPKKLVQDIRSCLYDKATTIKQLQAQGEDLTYGIPDDEKPLIGEYLTEDEIWACTTCRACMEVCPMYVEQIDKIVDLRRNLVLMESSFPTEVQLVFKNMENNSNPWGIGWADRANWCKDLGVKTLAEDNEVEFLLWVGCSGSFDDRYKKVATSFVKILQHAGVKFGILGTEEKCCGDSARKLGNEYLFQMMAMENIETMNGYGVKKIVAMCPHGYNTLKKDYQQFGGYYEVLHHTEYLQQLLADGRLNLKKALPSRVTFHDSCYLGRYNEVFQEPRAILNDIPGLTLVEMDRRLKRGFCCGAGGGRMWMEETIGKRINDERVAQVLEKEPQIAVTACPFCMVMFEDGLKTHGREEDVKVYDIIEMVEKAIG
- a CDS encoding 4Fe-4S dicluster domain-containing protein, with product MSKEKKDTTLPRWGMVIDLDKCIGCHTCEIACKVQNDVPLGMWRTWVKEIEKGKYPAVVRAFRPTLCNHCENPVCVKVCPVNASYQREDGIVMVDPHRCVGCRYCMAACPYEVRYIHPQKGIVDKCDFCYHRVEEGLQPACVEACPTSARIFGNLNDSHSEVSRLVTTSAVQGLKTDMGTGPRVYYIGLDQTTMEIKREVEFVWEK